A genome region from Corallococcus exiguus includes the following:
- a CDS encoding type I polyketide synthase, which translates to MSTDTPEVDGIAVIGLGGRLPGAKTIAEFWKNLTGGVESITFFTDEELIAEGADPAMVRAPNYVKARGTLGDTDQFDAAFFGMNPREAALMDPQHRVFLECAWEAMEAAGYSPERQPGRVGVFGGMSMNTYLLSNLYSHLAHVASVESLQASIGNDKDSLTTEVAYRMDLKGPAVTVQSSSSTSLTCIHYACQSLLSFECDMALAGGVSIHFPEKAGYLYHEGGTTAPDGHCHTFDEEAAGFVAGHGAAVVALKRLSDALKDGDTVYAVVRGSAVNNDGSQKVSYMAPAVAGQAEVIALAQAVAGVDPDSIGYVEAHGTATKVGDPIEVAALTQAFRQGTDKKNFCALGSVKSNIGHLDSAAGAVGFIKAALTLHHKVIPPSLNFKKPNPACDFPNSPFYVNTELRDFPRGETPRRAGVTSLGMGGTNAHAILEEAPELPATDKARLPAQVVLLSARTENSLEVATDRLAAHLRENPNVDLADVAHTLQLGRKRFGKRRAVVARTTAELASALAERTPGRVFSGSAENSGRPVMFMFSGQGSQYVDMGRELYETESAFRAQVDTCAEKLKPHLGLDLRTVLYPAAESRELASERLKQTGLTQPALFVIEYALAKLWESWGVTPHAMVGHSIGEYVAACLAGVFTLDDALALVAARGRLMQSLPAGSMLAVSLPEEHVTPMLPEGLSVAAVNSLATCVVAGPTPLVDAFVETLKLQGLASSRLHTSHAFHSAMMDPILDSFREAVRKVARKAPTKPYLSNVSGTWVTAEQATSPDYWAKHLRGAVRFADGVGELLKESDAILLEVGPGNTLVTLARQHPDKGAKHALINSLRHPKEQVADLDHVLATLGRLWLEGVEADWDAFRGGEKRRRIALPTSPFERQRHWVDPRKETAADGERAEWASADQKQPVARWFYLPSWQRALPSPQGTWSEKKATWWLLLPDDANEGVGARLALKLGEAGQDVVRITPAAVTAKHDEHHWSLALGGEATVLEALTAQGRAPDHVLHLGTLGLGDAHGEADFESALGKGFLGLLSLAQALGRQPGTRPVSLVAVTNRMQALGDEAPNPELATVLGPVRVIPQEYGHLSAKAVDVRLPPSGSWQETALVEALLSEAATPSKLETVIAYRGGARWVQHFEHVPADAPRTAQLPLRDGGVYLLIGGYGTLGFSHAKSLAKRTKAKLVLAGRTALPERSQWDAHLSAHGEDDAVSRRIRQVRELEALGAQVHTVSVDAGNKVQVKETVDVALTHFGALHGVVFAAGDVGQALFRAIPDTRPEDVRDTFHGRVRGLYALEEAVRGRALDFCVLSSSLAAVLGGLGLASYSAATSFMDAFATKQAQTSPVPWMSVGWDAWQYESRAGGAQSPFGALAITAAEGEDAFEQLFQLGAVSHVAVSTSNLRARARKWAQPAAAQEQAEAKQEAGSSLGTTPRPALQNAYVPPRDELEEKIARLWQTTLGIDQVGVHDNFFELGGNSLVGVKLIARVREQFGVALPAVTLYEGPTVGALARLLKAASGTEDTEAAPEETEALSRGERRRARRTNRRGDSASDEE; encoded by the coding sequence ATGAGCACTGACACCCCCGAAGTGGATGGCATCGCGGTCATCGGCCTGGGCGGGCGCCTTCCCGGCGCGAAGACCATCGCCGAGTTCTGGAAGAACCTCACCGGCGGCGTGGAGAGCATCACGTTCTTCACCGATGAGGAGCTCATCGCGGAGGGCGCCGACCCCGCGATGGTCCGCGCGCCCAACTACGTGAAGGCCCGCGGCACGCTGGGCGACACGGATCAGTTCGACGCGGCCTTCTTCGGGATGAACCCCCGCGAGGCCGCGCTGATGGACCCGCAGCACCGCGTCTTCCTGGAGTGCGCGTGGGAGGCGATGGAGGCCGCCGGCTACAGCCCGGAGCGCCAGCCCGGCCGCGTGGGCGTGTTCGGCGGCATGAGCATGAACACGTACCTGCTCTCCAACCTGTACTCGCACCTGGCGCACGTCGCGTCGGTGGAGAGCCTCCAGGCGTCCATCGGCAACGACAAGGACAGCCTCACCACGGAAGTGGCGTACCGGATGGACCTGAAGGGCCCTGCCGTCACGGTCCAGTCCTCGTCCTCCACGTCGCTCACGTGCATCCACTACGCCTGCCAGAGCCTGCTGTCGTTCGAGTGCGACATGGCCCTGGCCGGTGGCGTGTCCATCCACTTCCCGGAGAAGGCGGGCTACCTGTACCACGAGGGTGGCACCACGGCGCCGGACGGCCACTGCCACACCTTCGACGAGGAGGCCGCGGGCTTCGTCGCCGGCCACGGCGCGGCGGTGGTCGCGCTCAAGCGCCTGTCGGACGCGCTCAAGGACGGTGACACCGTCTACGCGGTGGTGCGCGGCTCGGCGGTGAACAACGACGGCTCGCAGAAGGTCAGCTACATGGCGCCGGCCGTCGCGGGTCAGGCGGAGGTCATCGCGCTGGCGCAGGCCGTCGCGGGCGTGGATCCGGACTCCATCGGCTACGTGGAGGCGCACGGCACGGCGACCAAGGTCGGTGATCCGATTGAGGTCGCGGCGCTCACGCAGGCCTTCCGCCAGGGCACGGACAAGAAGAACTTCTGCGCGCTGGGCTCGGTGAAGAGCAACATCGGCCACCTGGACTCGGCGGCGGGCGCGGTGGGCTTCATCAAGGCGGCCCTCACGCTGCACCACAAGGTGATTCCGCCCAGCCTCAACTTCAAGAAGCCCAACCCGGCTTGCGACTTCCCCAACAGCCCGTTCTACGTGAACACGGAGCTGCGCGACTTCCCTCGCGGTGAGACGCCGCGCCGCGCGGGCGTCACGTCGCTGGGCATGGGCGGTACCAACGCGCACGCCATCCTGGAGGAGGCGCCGGAGCTGCCCGCCACCGACAAGGCCCGCCTGCCCGCGCAGGTGGTGCTGCTGTCAGCGCGCACGGAGAACTCGCTGGAGGTCGCCACCGACCGGCTGGCCGCGCACCTGCGCGAGAACCCCAACGTGGACCTGGCGGACGTGGCGCACACGCTCCAACTGGGCCGCAAGCGCTTCGGCAAGCGCCGTGCGGTGGTGGCGCGCACCACGGCGGAGCTGGCCTCCGCGCTGGCGGAGCGCACCCCGGGCCGCGTCTTCTCAGGCAGCGCGGAGAACAGTGGCCGTCCGGTGATGTTCATGTTCTCCGGCCAGGGCTCGCAGTACGTGGACATGGGCCGCGAGCTCTACGAGACGGAGAGCGCCTTCCGCGCCCAGGTGGACACCTGCGCGGAGAAGCTCAAGCCGCACCTGGGCCTGGACCTGCGCACGGTGCTGTACCCGGCCGCGGAGTCGCGCGAGCTGGCGTCGGAGCGCCTCAAGCAGACCGGCCTCACCCAGCCCGCGCTGTTCGTCATCGAGTACGCGCTGGCGAAGCTCTGGGAGTCGTGGGGCGTGACGCCGCACGCGATGGTGGGCCACAGCATCGGTGAGTACGTGGCCGCGTGCCTCGCGGGCGTGTTCACGCTGGACGACGCGCTGGCGCTGGTGGCCGCGCGTGGCCGCCTGATGCAGTCGCTGCCCGCGGGCTCCATGCTCGCGGTGTCCCTGCCGGAAGAGCACGTCACGCCCATGCTGCCGGAGGGCCTGTCCGTGGCGGCGGTGAACAGCCTGGCCACGTGCGTGGTCGCCGGCCCCACGCCGCTGGTGGACGCGTTCGTGGAGACGCTGAAGCTCCAGGGTCTGGCGTCCTCGCGGCTGCACACGTCGCACGCGTTCCACTCCGCGATGATGGACCCCATCCTGGACTCCTTCCGCGAGGCGGTGCGCAAGGTGGCCCGGAAGGCGCCGACGAAGCCCTACCTGTCCAACGTCAGCGGCACCTGGGTGACCGCCGAACAGGCCACGAGCCCCGACTACTGGGCGAAGCACCTGCGCGGCGCGGTGCGCTTCGCGGACGGCGTGGGCGAGCTGCTCAAGGAGTCCGACGCCATCCTGCTGGAGGTGGGCCCGGGCAACACGCTCGTCACGCTTGCGCGGCAGCATCCGGACAAGGGCGCGAAGCACGCGCTGATCAACTCGCTGCGCCACCCGAAGGAGCAGGTCGCGGACCTGGACCACGTACTGGCCACGCTGGGCCGGCTGTGGCTGGAGGGCGTGGAGGCGGACTGGGACGCGTTCCGTGGCGGAGAGAAGCGCCGCCGCATCGCGCTGCCCACGTCCCCCTTCGAGCGTCAGCGCCACTGGGTGGACCCGCGCAAGGAGACCGCCGCCGACGGCGAGCGCGCCGAGTGGGCGTCCGCGGATCAGAAGCAGCCCGTGGCCCGCTGGTTCTACCTGCCGTCGTGGCAGCGCGCGCTGCCGTCGCCGCAGGGCACCTGGAGCGAGAAGAAGGCCACCTGGTGGCTGCTGCTCCCGGACGACGCCAACGAAGGCGTGGGCGCGCGGCTCGCGCTCAAGCTGGGTGAGGCCGGCCAGGACGTGGTGCGCATCACCCCGGCCGCCGTCACCGCGAAGCACGACGAGCACCACTGGTCGCTCGCGCTTGGCGGCGAGGCCACGGTGCTGGAGGCGCTCACCGCGCAGGGGCGCGCCCCGGACCACGTGCTGCACCTGGGCACGCTGGGCCTGGGTGACGCGCACGGCGAGGCGGACTTCGAGTCCGCGCTGGGCAAGGGCTTCCTGGGGCTGTTGTCCCTGGCGCAGGCCCTGGGCCGTCAGCCGGGCACCCGGCCCGTGTCGCTGGTCGCCGTGACGAACCGCATGCAGGCGCTGGGCGACGAGGCGCCGAACCCGGAGCTGGCCACGGTGCTGGGCCCGGTGCGCGTCATCCCGCAGGAGTACGGCCACCTGTCCGCGAAGGCCGTGGACGTGCGCCTGCCGCCGTCCGGCAGCTGGCAGGAGACGGCGCTGGTGGAGGCCCTGCTGTCCGAGGCCGCCACGCCGTCCAAGCTGGAGACCGTCATCGCGTACCGGGGCGGGGCTCGCTGGGTCCAGCACTTCGAGCACGTGCCGGCGGACGCGCCGCGCACTGCCCAACTGCCGCTGCGCGACGGGGGCGTGTACCTGCTCATCGGCGGCTACGGCACGCTGGGCTTCTCCCATGCGAAGTCGCTGGCGAAGCGGACGAAGGCGAAGCTGGTGCTCGCGGGCCGCACGGCGCTGCCGGAGCGCTCGCAGTGGGACGCGCACCTGTCCGCCCATGGCGAGGACGACGCCGTCTCCCGCCGCATCCGTCAGGTGCGGGAGCTGGAGGCGCTGGGCGCCCAGGTGCACACCGTGTCCGTGGACGCGGGCAACAAGGTCCAGGTGAAGGAGACCGTGGACGTGGCGCTGACTCACTTCGGCGCCCTGCACGGCGTGGTGTTCGCGGCGGGTGACGTGGGCCAGGCGCTCTTCCGCGCCATCCCGGACACCCGGCCCGAGGACGTGCGCGACACCTTCCACGGCCGCGTGCGCGGGCTGTACGCGCTGGAGGAGGCCGTGCGCGGACGCGCGCTGGACTTCTGCGTGCTGTCGTCGTCGCTGGCGGCGGTGCTGGGCGGTCTGGGGCTCGCGTCGTACTCGGCGGCCACGTCCTTCATGGACGCGTTCGCCACGAAGCAGGCGCAGACGTCGCCGGTGCCGTGGATGAGCGTGGGCTGGGACGCGTGGCAGTACGAGTCCCGCGCGGGCGGCGCGCAGAGCCCGTTCGGCGCGCTGGCCATCACGGCGGCGGAGGGCGAGGACGCCTTCGAGCAGCTCTTCCAGTTGGGCGCCGTGTCGCACGTGGCCGTGTCCACGAGCAACCTGCGCGCCCGCGCGCGCAAGTGGGCCCAGCCGGCCGCCGCGCAGGAGCAGGCGGAGGCGAAGCAGGAGGCGGGTTCGTCCCTGGGCACCACGCCCCGGCCCGCGCTCCAGAACGCCTACGTGCCGCCTCGCGACGAGCTGGAGGAGAAGATTGCCCGCCTCTGGCAGACGACGCTGGGCATCGACCAGGTCGGCGTGCACGACAACTTCTTCGAGCTGGGTGGCAACTCGCTCGTCGGCGTGAAGCTGATTGCCCGCGTGCGCGAGCAGTTCGGCGTCGCGCTGCCGGCCGTCACCCTCTACGAAGGCCCCACCGTGGGGGCGCTGGCCAGGCTGCTCAAGGCCGCCAGCGGCACCGAGGACACGGAAGCCGCGCCCGAGGAGACCGAGGCGCTCAGCCGCGGGGAGCGCCGCCGCGCGCGCCGCACCAACCGCCGGGGAGACAGCGCCTCCGACGAGGAGTAG
- a CDS encoding non-ribosomal peptide synthetase produces MLRVRASTQGDRRGFTFLLDGETDEAHLTYAELDQKARAIAAALQARGAQGQRALLLYPPGLDYIAGFFGCLYAGVIAVPIYPPDPMRLARTLPRLLAISQDAQATIALTTDFIYGMGEMLFEQAPELRELHWIATDTLDAEVAEGWKDPGVATDTRVFLQYTSGSTSSPKGVVLTHGNLLHNSKLIHSCFGHSTQSQGVIWLPPYHDMGLIGGILQPLYGGFPVTLFSPVDFLKRPMRWLEAISRYKATTSGGPNFAFDLCVRKSTPEERAKLDLSHWDLAFNGAEPIMPDTLRRFAEAFGPQGFRSEAIYPCYGLAEGTLIASGGDKRELPVQRTVDGGALKDNRVVAKEAASPGAQTLVGSGRNLTDQRLVIAHPETGAPLAAGQVGEIRVAGPSIAQGYWGRDEQTRTTFQQPLAGTGDPTPFLRTGDLGFLADGELFVTGRLKDLIIIRGRNHYPQDIERTVESAHPAIRPGCTAAFSIEQDDEERLIVVTEVDRRAVERDGVDLDALAQGIRQAVAAGHDLQAQGVVLLGPGAIPKTSSGKIQRFATRAEYVADTLEALHKSVIAAAPTQVPEAVKTAAPEAAAAPAPVGPDTSMLQKMLAVVTDVTARRAMVAVFLQEQAAQVLRLPTAQVDVQKPLHAYGVDSLMAVDFKSAVDAGLGIDLPLSDVLQGVSLSKLAEVVVTLMSAPPSQQSSSAVAASSATGDAPLSGGQQALWFMHQLAPESAAYHVPVAVRVRAGLDANALKGAFEALVARHPALRTTFVMAATGPVQRVHAELPLDFTTTDAKGWSDEQVAEHLSAEARRPFDLEKGPLLRVRLVSRSAEDHALLIAMHHIVTDFWSLAVMAEELDALYPALKLGKRPTLAQPARTYADYARWQSEMLAGARGQALEKYWREQLSGTLQVLDLPTDHPRPPVQTFNGRVHTTRLDANVASAVKTLARDNGATPNMVLQTAFQVLLHRYTGQQDFTLGVVSAGRGRAELAGITGYFVNPLVVRTRPSPSLSFTDYLAQTRQTMLGALEHQDYPFSALVDRLQPVRDQSRSPLFQVMFVYQRASKLDERGLTPFALDIPGAKSTVAGLPIESLLLSHGGAQFDLTLTMGEADGELVASFEYNTDLFEAGTIERMAGHLATLLSGIAAQPGRALAGLPLLTQAEQQQLLETWKGPRVPLTQADMLPALFAAQVARTPDNVAVLFKDAQLNYRELDARAGQLAAWLRGAGVKPGDIVGICLERSVETLVSVLAVMAAGAAYVPIDPAYPSERVAFILGDTQAPVLITQSWLQRTLPSGMSARTLFVDQPLDGALSSAPAATVAAGDLACLVYTSGSTGQPKGVMLEHGGLANLVRSFVESYAPTATDRMLPLTSVASASFVGEILPLLCTGGALVLPTEDEILDQEKLYQLITRHTVTIVSTVPAVIAGLNARLEQLPPLKLVLSGGEALVASDVEKLLATVPVVNGYGLTETTVCSTYHRMAVEDLQGHAWVPIGRPVINTDVYVLDAERNLLPVGVAGELYVGGLGVARGYWKRPELTTERFVANPFGSDKGERLYRTGDRARWLPDGVLTFLSRADDQVKIRGFRIELGEVEAAVRRHPAVKDAFLMAREDSPGDKRLVAYVVLGEPAPTHSDLNTFLAEGLPPYMLPSAYVPLSALPLSPNGKVDAKALPAPEGARLASGVAYAQPQSAVERSVAAIWAAVLKVERVGLNDNFFELGGNSLLIAQAHRRLKEELGAELALVDMFKFTTVSALAQHLANKGEDSGAASQKIKDEAERRRAAQARRQQARGRGK; encoded by the coding sequence TTGCTTCGCGTTCGCGCAAGCACCCAGGGCGACCGTCGCGGATTTACGTTCCTGCTGGACGGGGAAACGGACGAAGCGCACCTGACGTACGCGGAGCTGGATCAGAAGGCTCGCGCGATCGCGGCGGCGCTCCAGGCGCGCGGAGCCCAGGGACAGCGGGCGCTGCTGCTGTACCCGCCCGGGCTGGACTACATCGCCGGGTTCTTCGGCTGTCTGTACGCGGGCGTGATCGCGGTCCCCATCTATCCGCCGGACCCCATGCGCCTGGCGCGCACGCTGCCGCGCCTATTGGCCATCAGCCAGGACGCGCAGGCCACCATCGCCCTCACCACCGACTTCATCTACGGCATGGGGGAGATGCTCTTCGAGCAGGCGCCGGAGCTGCGGGAGCTGCACTGGATCGCCACGGACACGCTGGACGCGGAGGTCGCCGAAGGGTGGAAGGACCCCGGCGTGGCCACGGACACGCGGGTGTTCCTCCAGTACACGTCCGGCTCCACGTCGTCGCCCAAGGGCGTGGTGCTGACGCACGGCAACCTGCTGCACAACTCGAAGCTGATCCACTCGTGCTTCGGTCACTCCACGCAGAGCCAGGGCGTCATCTGGCTGCCGCCGTACCACGACATGGGCCTCATCGGCGGCATCCTGCAGCCGCTGTACGGCGGCTTCCCGGTGACGCTGTTCTCGCCGGTGGACTTCCTCAAGCGCCCCATGCGCTGGCTGGAGGCCATCTCCCGGTACAAGGCCACCACGAGCGGCGGGCCGAACTTCGCGTTCGACCTGTGCGTGCGCAAGAGCACGCCGGAGGAGCGCGCGAAGCTGGACCTGAGCCACTGGGACCTGGCCTTCAACGGCGCGGAGCCCATCATGCCGGACACGCTCCGGCGCTTCGCGGAGGCGTTCGGACCGCAGGGGTTCCGCTCGGAGGCCATCTATCCCTGCTACGGCCTGGCGGAGGGCACGCTCATCGCCTCTGGCGGTGACAAGCGCGAGCTGCCGGTGCAGCGCACCGTGGACGGGGGCGCGCTGAAGGACAACCGCGTGGTGGCGAAGGAGGCGGCGAGCCCCGGCGCCCAGACGCTGGTGGGCTCCGGCCGCAACCTCACGGATCAGCGCCTGGTCATCGCGCATCCGGAGACGGGCGCGCCGCTGGCCGCGGGCCAGGTGGGCGAGATTCGCGTCGCTGGACCCAGCATCGCGCAGGGCTACTGGGGCCGCGATGAGCAGACGCGGACCACCTTCCAGCAGCCGCTGGCCGGCACGGGTGATCCGACGCCGTTCCTGCGCACGGGCGACCTGGGTTTCCTCGCGGACGGCGAGCTGTTCGTCACCGGCCGACTGAAGGACCTGATCATCATCCGCGGGCGCAACCACTACCCGCAGGACATCGAGCGCACGGTGGAGTCCGCCCACCCCGCCATCCGCCCCGGTTGCACGGCGGCGTTCTCCATCGAGCAGGACGACGAGGAGCGCCTGATCGTCGTGACGGAGGTGGACCGCCGCGCGGTGGAGCGCGACGGCGTGGACCTGGACGCGCTGGCGCAGGGCATCCGGCAGGCCGTCGCGGCCGGACACGACCTGCAGGCCCAGGGCGTGGTGCTGCTGGGGCCGGGCGCCATCCCGAAGACGTCCAGCGGCAAGATCCAGCGCTTCGCCACCCGCGCGGAGTACGTCGCGGACACGCTGGAGGCGCTGCACAAGAGCGTCATCGCCGCCGCTCCCACGCAGGTGCCCGAGGCCGTGAAGACCGCCGCTCCGGAAGCCGCCGCCGCGCCCGCGCCGGTGGGCCCGGACACCAGCATGCTGCAGAAGATGCTGGCGGTGGTGACGGACGTCACCGCGCGCCGGGCCATGGTGGCGGTGTTCCTCCAGGAGCAGGCCGCGCAGGTGCTGCGGCTGCCCACCGCGCAGGTGGACGTGCAGAAGCCGCTGCATGCCTACGGCGTGGATTCGCTGATGGCGGTGGACTTCAAGAGCGCGGTGGACGCGGGGCTGGGCATCGACCTGCCGCTGTCGGACGTGCTCCAGGGCGTGTCGCTGTCGAAGCTTGCGGAGGTCGTGGTGACGCTGATGTCGGCGCCCCCGTCCCAGCAGTCCTCCAGCGCGGTGGCCGCCTCGTCCGCCACCGGTGACGCGCCCCTGTCCGGTGGACAGCAGGCGCTGTGGTTCATGCACCAGCTCGCGCCGGAGAGCGCGGCCTACCACGTGCCCGTCGCGGTGCGCGTGCGCGCGGGGCTGGACGCGAACGCGCTGAAGGGCGCCTTCGAGGCGCTGGTGGCCCGCCACCCTGCCCTGCGCACCACGTTCGTCATGGCGGCCACCGGCCCCGTGCAGCGCGTGCACGCGGAGCTGCCGCTGGACTTCACCACCACGGACGCGAAGGGCTGGAGCGACGAGCAGGTCGCGGAGCACCTGTCCGCCGAGGCCCGCCGCCCGTTCGACCTGGAGAAGGGTCCGCTCCTGCGCGTGCGGCTGGTGTCGCGGTCCGCGGAGGACCACGCGCTGCTCATCGCCATGCACCACATCGTCACCGACTTCTGGTCGCTGGCGGTGATGGCGGAGGAGCTGGACGCGCTCTACCCGGCGCTCAAGCTGGGCAAGCGGCCCACGCTGGCGCAGCCCGCGCGCACCTACGCGGACTACGCGCGCTGGCAGTCGGAGATGCTCGCCGGTGCTCGTGGCCAGGCGCTGGAGAAGTACTGGCGCGAGCAGCTGTCCGGCACGCTGCAGGTGCTGGACCTGCCCACGGACCACCCGCGGCCCCCGGTGCAGACCTTCAACGGCCGCGTCCACACCACCCGGCTGGACGCGAACGTCGCGAGCGCGGTGAAGACGCTGGCGCGCGACAACGGCGCCACGCCGAACATGGTGCTCCAGACGGCGTTCCAGGTGCTGCTGCACCGCTACACCGGCCAGCAGGACTTCACGCTGGGCGTGGTGAGCGCGGGCCGCGGACGCGCGGAGCTGGCGGGCATCACCGGCTACTTCGTCAACCCGCTGGTGGTGCGCACGCGGCCGTCCCCCTCGCTGTCCTTCACGGACTACCTGGCCCAGACGCGCCAGACGATGCTGGGTGCGCTGGAGCACCAGGACTACCCCTTCAGCGCGCTGGTGGACCGGCTGCAGCCGGTGCGTGACCAGAGCCGCTCGCCGTTGTTCCAGGTGATGTTCGTCTACCAGCGCGCCTCCAAGCTGGACGAGCGCGGCCTCACGCCCTTCGCCCTGGACATCCCGGGCGCGAAGTCCACCGTGGCGGGCCTGCCGATTGAATCGCTGCTGCTGTCGCATGGCGGCGCGCAGTTCGACCTCACGCTCACCATGGGCGAGGCGGACGGCGAGTTGGTGGCCTCCTTCGAGTACAACACCGACCTCTTCGAGGCCGGCACCATCGAGCGCATGGCCGGGCACCTGGCCACGCTGCTGTCCGGCATCGCCGCCCAGCCGGGCCGCGCGCTCGCGGGGCTGCCGCTGCTCACGCAGGCCGAACAGCAGCAGCTGCTGGAGACCTGGAAGGGTCCGCGCGTGCCGCTCACGCAGGCGGACATGCTGCCCGCGCTCTTCGCGGCGCAGGTGGCTCGCACGCCGGACAACGTCGCGGTCCTCTTCAAGGACGCGCAGCTCAACTACCGTGAGCTGGACGCTCGCGCGGGGCAGCTCGCCGCGTGGCTGCGCGGCGCGGGCGTGAAGCCGGGCGACATCGTCGGCATCTGCCTGGAGCGCTCGGTGGAGACGCTGGTGTCCGTGCTGGCCGTGATGGCCGCGGGCGCGGCGTACGTGCCCATCGACCCGGCATATCCCTCCGAGCGCGTGGCCTTCATCCTGGGCGACACGCAGGCGCCGGTCCTCATCACCCAGTCCTGGCTCCAGCGCACGCTGCCCTCCGGCATGTCCGCGCGCACGCTGTTCGTGGACCAGCCGCTGGACGGCGCGCTGTCCTCCGCCCCCGCCGCGACGGTGGCGGCCGGGGACCTGGCGTGCCTCGTCTACACCTCCGGCTCCACCGGCCAGCCCAAGGGCGTGATGCTGGAGCACGGCGGCCTGGCGAACCTGGTGCGCTCCTTCGTGGAGTCCTACGCGCCCACCGCGACGGACCGGATGCTGCCGCTCACGTCGGTGGCCTCCGCCAGCTTCGTGGGCGAAATCCTCCCGCTCCTGTGCACGGGCGGCGCGCTGGTGCTGCCCACCGAGGATGAGATCCTCGACCAGGAGAAGCTGTACCAGCTCATCACCCGCCACACCGTCACCATCGTGAGCACGGTGCCCGCGGTCATCGCCGGGCTCAACGCGCGCCTGGAGCAACTGCCGCCGCTCAAGCTGGTGCTCTCCGGCGGCGAGGCGCTGGTGGCCAGCGACGTGGAGAAGCTGCTCGCCACGGTGCCGGTGGTGAACGGCTACGGCCTCACGGAGACCACCGTGTGCTCCACCTACCACCGCATGGCGGTGGAGGACCTGCAGGGACACGCGTGGGTGCCCATTGGCCGGCCCGTCATCAACACGGACGTGTACGTGCTGGACGCGGAGCGCAACCTGCTGCCCGTGGGCGTCGCCGGTGAGCTGTACGTGGGCGGCCTGGGCGTGGCGCGCGGGTACTGGAAGCGGCCGGAGCTGACCACGGAGCGCTTCGTCGCGAACCCGTTCGGCTCCGACAAGGGCGAGCGCCTGTACCGCACGGGCGACCGCGCGCGGTGGCTGCCGGACGGCGTGCTCACGTTCCTGTCCCGCGCGGATGATCAGGTGAAGATCCGCGGCTTCCGCATCGAGCTGGGTGAGGTGGAGGCCGCCGTGCGCCGCCACCCGGCCGTGAAGGACGCGTTCCTGATGGCGCGCGAGGACTCGCCCGGCGACAAGCGCCTGGTGGCCTACGTGGTGCTGGGCGAGCCCGCGCCCACGCACTCCGACCTGAACACGTTCCTCGCGGAAGGGCTGCCGCCGTACATGCTGCCGTCCGCGTACGTGCCGCTGTCCGCGCTGCCCCTGTCGCCCAACGGCAAGGTGGACGCGAAGGCGCTGCCCGCGCCGGAAGGGGCTCGCCTCGCTTCCGGCGTCGCCTACGCCCAGCCGCAGAGCGCGGTGGAGCGCAGCGTGGCGGCCATCTGGGCGGCGGTGCTCAAGGTGGAGCGCGTCGGCCTCAACGACAACTTCTTCGAGCTGGGTGGCAACTCGCTGCTCATCGCGCAGGCCCACCGGCGGCTGAAGGAGGAGCTGGGCGCGGAGCTCGCGCTGGTGGACATGTTCAAGTTCACCACGGTGAGCGCGCTGGCCCAGCACCTGGCGAACAAGGGCGAGGACTCGGGCGCCGCCTCCCAGAAGATCAAGGACGAGGCGGAGCGCCGCCGGGCCGCCCAGGCGCGGCGTCAGCAGGCGCGCGGCCGTGGCAAGTAA